A genome region from Pygocentrus nattereri isolate fPygNat1 chromosome 6, fPygNat1.pri, whole genome shotgun sequence includes the following:
- the med14 gene encoding mediator of RNA polymerase II transcription subunit 14 isoform X1: MAPVQIGSDGQLVPVGAPTSAPQPPPAAPATQGVRLSVLIEFLLQRTYHEITLLAELLPRKTDMERKIEIVQFASRTRQLFVRLLALVKWASNAGKVEKCAMISAFLDQQAFLFVDTADRLASLARDALVHARLPSFAIPFAIDVLTTGSYPRLPTCIRDKIIPPDPITKAEKQTTLNQLNQILRHRLVTTDLPPQLANLTVANGRVKFRVDGEFEATLTVMGDDPDIPWRLLKLEILVEDKETGDGRALVHSMQVNYIHELVQSRLFADEKPLQDMYNCLHSFCLSLQLEVLHSQTLMLIRERWGDLVQVERYLPAKCLTLAVWNQQVLGRKTGTASVHKVSIKIDETDGSKPLQISHEPLLPVCDSKLMERAMKIDHLSVEKLLIDSVHARSHQKLQELKAILKSNNPSDNSFIETALPTLVIPILEPCGRSECLHIFVDLHSGMLQPMLYGIDQSMLDDIEKTINDDMKRIITWLQQLKFWLGEQRCRQSVKHLPTLCTDILHLSNSASHPVGNLSKHRLFIRLTRLPQYYIVVEMFDAANSPTELQYKYYFLSVSQLEVEDGLPCAQLLQQFKPNLEELVQDLSSGRMVRLGTKRKLSGEQGATEPKKPKRSGEMCAFNKELAHLVAMCDTNMPLIGLRCELSNMEIPHQGVQVEGDGCSHAIRLLRVPPSKGVGEETRKALDRSLLDCTFRLQGRNNRTWVAELVFASCPLNSTSSKEQASTRHVYLTYENPLSEPVGGRKVVEMFLNDWNSISQLYECVLEFSRALPEMPSYLSLFSEIRLYNYRKLVLCYGNTKGSSVTIQWNSVTQRFHLALGTVGPNSGCSNCHNIILHQLQEMFNKTPNVVQLLQVLSDTQAPLNAINKLPTVPMLGLTQRTNTAYQCFSILPQSPTHIRLAFRNMYCIDIYCRSRGVVAIRDGAYSLFDNTKIVEGFYPAPGLKTFLNMFVDSNQDARRRSVNEDDNPPSPVGVDVMDTLMPHIPAQPTIRGQGVYPPLTSPPTPYHGNVAPSPSMMPTQSPGNIHAANSPSGALRAPSPFGPTPSPSSLGISMGQTSNFASPHGALDPSSPYPMVSPSQRTGTWPGSPQVSGPSPGARIHGMSPGNPSLHSPIPDASHSPRAGPSSQVMPTSMPPPRKLPQRSWAASIPTILTHNALHVLLLPSPTMCVVPGIAGSYLCSPLERFLGSVIMRRHLQRIIQLEPNLTIVNSNEPGVIMFKTEVLKCRVALNPKSYQTLQLKVTPENAGPWSQEELQVLEKFFETRVAGPPFKYNTLNAFTKLLGAPTNILRDCVRIMKLELFPDQAAQLKWNVQFCLTIPPSAPPIAPPGTIAVVLKTKMLFFLQLTQRLPVPQEPISIIVPIVYDMATGLTQQADIPRQHSSSGAAALMVSSILRRFNEHHPARPGECTIFASVHELMANLTLNPGGRP; the protein is encoded by the exons ATGGCTCCGGTGCAGATCGGCTCAGATGGCCAGCTGGTGCCCGTCGGGGCTCCGACTTCAGCGCCGCAGCCTCCTCCCGCCGCCCCGGCCACTCAGGGGGTCCGGCTGAGTGTTTTAATAGAATTCCTGCTCCAGCGGACCTACCACGAAATAACGCTGCTGGCGGAACT ACTTCCACGGAAAACAGACATGGAAAG GAAAATTGAAATAGTCCAGTTTGCTAGTCGGACACGGCAGCTCTTTGTGCGACTGCTTGCTCTTGTGAAATGGGCAAGCAATGCTGGAAAAGTGGAGAAGTGTGCG ATGATTTCCGCGTTTCTGGATCAGCAGGCTTTCTTGTTTGTTGACACAGCAGACAGACTGGCATCACTGGCCCGGGATGCCTTGGTTCATGCCCGCCTGCCCAGCTTTGCCATTCCCTTTGCCATCGATGTTCTGACAACAGGGTCTTACCCACGTCTTCCCACATGCATTCGG GACAAAATAATTCCTCCAGACCCTATCACCAAAGCAGAGAAGCAGACTACACTAAACCAGCTGAATCAGATTCTTCGGCATCGGCTTGTCACCACAGACCTGCCCCCTCAGCTGGCTAATCTGACTGTGG CCAATGGGCGGGTGAAGTTCCGGGTGGACGGTGAGTTTGAAGCCACGTTAACGGTGATGGGTGATGACCCAGACATTCCCTGGAGGTTGCTGAAGTTGGAGATTCTGGTTGAGGACAAAGAGACAGGGG ATGGTCGAGCATTGGTGCACAGCATGCAAGTGAATTACATTCACGAATTGGTACAGTCCCGTCTGTTTGCAGATGAAAAGCCTCTCCAGGACATGTACAACTGCCTAC ATTCCTTTTGCCTGTCCCTGCAGCTGGAGGTGTTGCACTCTCAGACACTGATGCTAATCAGAGAGCGCTGGGGAGACCTGGTGCAGGTGGAGCGCTACCTTCCAGCTAAGTGCCTCACCTTGGCTGTTTGGAA CCAACAGGTGCTGGGTCGTAAGACAGGCACAGCATCGGTGCATAAAGTCAGCATCAAGATTGATGAGACAGATGGATCCAAGCCATTACAGATTTCCCATGAGCCTCTGCTGCCAGTCTGCGATTCCAAACTAATGGAAAGAGCCATGAAG ATTGACCATCTCTCAGTGGAAAAGCTTTTGATTGACAGCGTTCATGCCCGCTCCCATCAGAAGCTGCAGGAACTCAAAGCCATACTGAAGAGCAACAACCCTAGTGACAACT CGTTCATAGAGACTGCTCTTCCCACTCTGGTCATTCCTATCCTGGAGCCTTGCGGACGGTCTGAGTGTCTTCACATATTTGTTGACTTGCACTCGGGAATGCTTCAGCCAATGCTATATGGAATTG ATCAGTCCATGCTGGATGACATTGAGAAAACCATCAATGATGACATGAAACGCATCATCACGTGGTTACAGCAACTGAA ATTCTGGTTGGGTGAGCAGAGATGTAGGCAGTCAGTGAAGCATCTACCCACACTGTGTACAGATATTCTGCACTTGTCTAACTCTGCTTCTCATCCTGTGGGCAACCTATCAAAACACCGCCTCTTCATCAGACTCACTCGTCTGCCACAGTACTACATT GTGGTTGAAATGTTTGATGCAGCTAACAGCCCCACAGAGCTGCAGTATAAATACTATTTCCTATCGGTGAGCCAACTGGAGGTGGAAGATGGGCTGCCCTGTGCTCAGCTACTACAGCAGTTCAAGCCCAATCTGGAGGAGCTGGTACAGGATCTCTCATCTGGTCGAATGGTCCGGCTTGGAACCAAGAGGAAG CTATCAGGAGAGCAGGGTGCTACTGAGCCTAAAAAACCCAAGCGCTCAGGAGAGATGTGCGCCTTCAATAAGGAGCTGGCCCACCTGGTAGCCATGTGTGACACCAACATGCCTCTTATTGGCCTGCGTTGCGAG CTGTCCAATATGGAAATCCCTCACCAAGGGGTCCAGGTTGAAGGAGATGGCTGTAGCCATGCTATTCGTCTTCTCAG GGTACCACCTTCTAAAGGTGTCGGAGAGGAGACAAGGAAGGCTCTGGAtcgctctctgctggactgcaCCTTCAGACTCCAGGGCCGCAATAATCGCACTTGGGTGGCAGAGCTGGTCTTTGCCAGTTGTCCACTTAACAGCACCTCAAGTAAAGAGCAAG CCTCCACACGGCATGTCTACCTGACCTACGAAAACCCACTGTCAGAGCCAGTGGGAGGACGGAAGGTGGTGGAAATGTTCCTGAATGACTGGAACAGCATCAGCCAGTTGTATGAGTGTGTGCTAGAGTTCTCCCGTGCTCTGCCTG AAATGCCCTCTTATTTGAGCTTGTTTTCTGAAATACGGTTGTATAACTACCGGAAACTGGTTCTGTGTTATGGCAACACCAAAGGCAGCTCA GTGACAATCCAGTGGAACTCTGTGACCCAGCGTTTCCACCTTGCTCTGGGCACAGTTGGGCCTAACTCGGGCTGCAGCAACTGCCATAACATCATTCTTCATCAGCTCCAGGAGATGTTCAACAAGACCCCCAAtgtggtgcagctgttacag GTGTTGTCAGACACACAGGCCCCTTTAAATGCCATCAACAAGCTGCCCACAGTACCCATGCTTGGTCTGACCCAGAGGACCAACACAGCCTACCAGTGCTTCTCCATTCTGCCTCAGTCACCCACCCACATCCGCCTTGCCTTCCGAAATATGTACTGCATTGACATCTACTGCCGCAGCCGAGGAGTAGTGGCCATCCGAGATGGTGCTTATAGCCTTTTTGATAACACCAAGATTGTAGAGGGCTTCTATCCAGCTCCTGGGCTGAAG ACTTTCTTGAACATGTTTGTGGACAGCAACCAGGATGCACGGCGGCGTTCAGTCAATGAGGATGACAACCCTCCCTCACCAGTGGGCGTGGATGTCATGGACACACTAATGCCCCACATTCCAGCCCAGCCGACAATCAGAGGCCAAGGAGTTTACCCACCTCTCACGTCTCCACCTACTCCCTACCATGGCAATGTTGCCCCATCACCCTCCATGATGCCAACGCAGTCAccag GGAACATCCATGCAGCCAATTCCCCTAGTGGAGCTCTGCGGGCCCCCTCGCCCTTCGGCCCCACTCCATCACCCTCCTCTCTGGGTATTTCTATGGGCCAGACCTCCAACTTTGCCAGCCCGCATG GAGCTTTGGACCCCAGTTCGCCATACCCAATGGTGTCCCCCAGCCAGCGAACAGGCACCTGGCCAGGCTCTCCACAGGTTTCAGGCCCCTCCCCTGGGGCTCGTATCCATGGCATGTCACCTGGCAACCCTTCTCTTCACTCTCCCATTCCAGATGCCTCCCATTCTCCCCGTGCTGGGCCTA GTTCCCAGGTGATGCCGACCAGTATGCCTCCTCCTCGTAAGCTACCTCAGCGTTCTTGGGCCGCCTCCATTCCCACAATCCTCACTCACAATGCCTTGCATGTGCTGCTGCTTCCCTCTCCCACAATGTGTGTGGTGCCAGGGATAGCTGGCAGCTACCTTTGTTCTCCACTGGAGCGCTTTTTGGGCTCAGTCATCATGAGAAGGCATCTACAAAGAATCATCCAGCTGGAGCCCAAT CTCACCATTGTGAACTCCAATGAGCCAGGAGTCATCATGTTTAAGACAGAAGTGCTAAAGTGTAGAGTGGCTCTGAACCCAAAGAGCTACCAGACTCTGCAGCTGAAAGTCACCCCAGAGAACGCTGGTCCATGGTCACAGGAAGAACTTCAAGTCCTGGAAAAGTTTTTTGAAACCAGG GTTGCAGGCCCACCCTTCAAGTACAACACTCTAAATGCCTTTACAAAGCTGCTGGGGGCTCCTACCAACATCCTCAGAGACTGTGTTCGAATTATGAAGCTTGAATTG TTCCCTGATCAGGCAGCCCAGCTTAAATGGAATGTTCAGTTCTGTCTGACCATCCCTCCCAGCGCCCCTCCTATTGCCCCTCCAGGAACCATCGCTGTAGTGCTCAAGACCAAGATGCTTTTCTTT CTCCAGCTGACACAGAGGCTACCAGTGCCTCAGGAGCCCATCAGCATCATTGTGCCCATTGTGTATGACATGGCCACAGGGCTAACGCAGCAAGCTGATATCCCCCGCCAGCACAGCTCCTCTGGTGCTGCTGCACTCATGGTCAGCTCCATCCTCAGGAGGTTCAATGAGCACCACCCAGCCCGACCAG GAGAATGCACCATATTTGCCTCTGTTCATGAACTCATGGCTAATCTCACGCTGAACCCCGGTGGACGGCCATAA
- the med14 gene encoding mediator of RNA polymerase II transcription subunit 14 isoform X2: MAPVQIGSDGQLVPVGAPTSAPQPPPAAPATQGVRLSVLIEFLLQRTYHEITLLAELLPRKTDMERKIEIVQFASRTRQLFVRLLALVKWASNAGKVEKCAMISAFLDQQAFLFVDTADRLASLARDALVHARLPSFAIPFAIDVLTTGSYPRLPTCIRDKIIPPDPITKAEKQTTLNQLNQILRHRLVTTDLPPQLANLTVANGRVKFRVDGEFEATLTVMGDDPDIPWRLLKLEILVEDKETGDGRALVHSMQVNYIHELVQSRLFADEKPLQDMYNCLHSFCLSLQLEVLHSQTLMLIRERWGDLVQVERYLPAKCLTLAVWNQQVLGRKTGTASVHKVSIKIDETDGSKPLQISHEPLLPVCDSKLMERAMKIDHLSVEKLLIDSVHARSHQKLQELKAILKSNNPSDNSFIETALPTLVIPILEPCGRSECLHIFVDLHSGMLQPMLYGIDQSMLDDIEKTINDDMKRIITWLQQLKFWLGEQRCRQSVKHLPTLCTDILHLSNSASHPVGNLSKHRLFIRLTRLPQYYIVVEMFDAANSPTELQYKYYFLSVSQLEVEDGLPCAQLLQQFKPNLEELVQDLSSGRMVRLGTKRKLSGEQGATEPKKPKRSGEMCAFNKELAHLVAMCDTNMPLIGLRCELSNMEIPHQGVQVEGDGCSHAIRLLRVPPSKGVGEETRKALDRSLLDCTFRLQGRNNRTWVAELVFASCPLNSTSSKEQASTRHVYLTYENPLSEPVGGRKVVEMFLNDWNSISQLYECVLEFSRALPEMPSYLSLFSEIRLYNYRKLVLCYGNTKGSSVTIQWNSVTQRFHLALGTVGPNSGCSNCHNIILHQLQEMFNKTPNVVQLLQVLSDTQAPLNAINKLPTVPMLGLTQRTNTAYQCFSILPQSPTHIRLAFRNMYCIDIYCRSRGVVAIRDGAYSLFDNTKIVEGFYPAPGLKTFLNMFVDSNQDARRRSVNEDDNPPSPVGVDVMDTLMPHIPAQPTIRGQGVYPPLTSPPTPYHGNVAPSPSMMPTQSPGALDPSSPYPMVSPSQRTGTWPGSPQVSGPSPGARIHGMSPGNPSLHSPIPDASHSPRAGPSSQVMPTSMPPPRKLPQRSWAASIPTILTHNALHVLLLPSPTMCVVPGIAGSYLCSPLERFLGSVIMRRHLQRIIQLEPNLTIVNSNEPGVIMFKTEVLKCRVALNPKSYQTLQLKVTPENAGPWSQEELQVLEKFFETRVAGPPFKYNTLNAFTKLLGAPTNILRDCVRIMKLELFPDQAAQLKWNVQFCLTIPPSAPPIAPPGTIAVVLKTKMLFFLQLTQRLPVPQEPISIIVPIVYDMATGLTQQADIPRQHSSSGAAALMVSSILRRFNEHHPARPGECTIFASVHELMANLTLNPGGRP, encoded by the exons ATGGCTCCGGTGCAGATCGGCTCAGATGGCCAGCTGGTGCCCGTCGGGGCTCCGACTTCAGCGCCGCAGCCTCCTCCCGCCGCCCCGGCCACTCAGGGGGTCCGGCTGAGTGTTTTAATAGAATTCCTGCTCCAGCGGACCTACCACGAAATAACGCTGCTGGCGGAACT ACTTCCACGGAAAACAGACATGGAAAG GAAAATTGAAATAGTCCAGTTTGCTAGTCGGACACGGCAGCTCTTTGTGCGACTGCTTGCTCTTGTGAAATGGGCAAGCAATGCTGGAAAAGTGGAGAAGTGTGCG ATGATTTCCGCGTTTCTGGATCAGCAGGCTTTCTTGTTTGTTGACACAGCAGACAGACTGGCATCACTGGCCCGGGATGCCTTGGTTCATGCCCGCCTGCCCAGCTTTGCCATTCCCTTTGCCATCGATGTTCTGACAACAGGGTCTTACCCACGTCTTCCCACATGCATTCGG GACAAAATAATTCCTCCAGACCCTATCACCAAAGCAGAGAAGCAGACTACACTAAACCAGCTGAATCAGATTCTTCGGCATCGGCTTGTCACCACAGACCTGCCCCCTCAGCTGGCTAATCTGACTGTGG CCAATGGGCGGGTGAAGTTCCGGGTGGACGGTGAGTTTGAAGCCACGTTAACGGTGATGGGTGATGACCCAGACATTCCCTGGAGGTTGCTGAAGTTGGAGATTCTGGTTGAGGACAAAGAGACAGGGG ATGGTCGAGCATTGGTGCACAGCATGCAAGTGAATTACATTCACGAATTGGTACAGTCCCGTCTGTTTGCAGATGAAAAGCCTCTCCAGGACATGTACAACTGCCTAC ATTCCTTTTGCCTGTCCCTGCAGCTGGAGGTGTTGCACTCTCAGACACTGATGCTAATCAGAGAGCGCTGGGGAGACCTGGTGCAGGTGGAGCGCTACCTTCCAGCTAAGTGCCTCACCTTGGCTGTTTGGAA CCAACAGGTGCTGGGTCGTAAGACAGGCACAGCATCGGTGCATAAAGTCAGCATCAAGATTGATGAGACAGATGGATCCAAGCCATTACAGATTTCCCATGAGCCTCTGCTGCCAGTCTGCGATTCCAAACTAATGGAAAGAGCCATGAAG ATTGACCATCTCTCAGTGGAAAAGCTTTTGATTGACAGCGTTCATGCCCGCTCCCATCAGAAGCTGCAGGAACTCAAAGCCATACTGAAGAGCAACAACCCTAGTGACAACT CGTTCATAGAGACTGCTCTTCCCACTCTGGTCATTCCTATCCTGGAGCCTTGCGGACGGTCTGAGTGTCTTCACATATTTGTTGACTTGCACTCGGGAATGCTTCAGCCAATGCTATATGGAATTG ATCAGTCCATGCTGGATGACATTGAGAAAACCATCAATGATGACATGAAACGCATCATCACGTGGTTACAGCAACTGAA ATTCTGGTTGGGTGAGCAGAGATGTAGGCAGTCAGTGAAGCATCTACCCACACTGTGTACAGATATTCTGCACTTGTCTAACTCTGCTTCTCATCCTGTGGGCAACCTATCAAAACACCGCCTCTTCATCAGACTCACTCGTCTGCCACAGTACTACATT GTGGTTGAAATGTTTGATGCAGCTAACAGCCCCACAGAGCTGCAGTATAAATACTATTTCCTATCGGTGAGCCAACTGGAGGTGGAAGATGGGCTGCCCTGTGCTCAGCTACTACAGCAGTTCAAGCCCAATCTGGAGGAGCTGGTACAGGATCTCTCATCTGGTCGAATGGTCCGGCTTGGAACCAAGAGGAAG CTATCAGGAGAGCAGGGTGCTACTGAGCCTAAAAAACCCAAGCGCTCAGGAGAGATGTGCGCCTTCAATAAGGAGCTGGCCCACCTGGTAGCCATGTGTGACACCAACATGCCTCTTATTGGCCTGCGTTGCGAG CTGTCCAATATGGAAATCCCTCACCAAGGGGTCCAGGTTGAAGGAGATGGCTGTAGCCATGCTATTCGTCTTCTCAG GGTACCACCTTCTAAAGGTGTCGGAGAGGAGACAAGGAAGGCTCTGGAtcgctctctgctggactgcaCCTTCAGACTCCAGGGCCGCAATAATCGCACTTGGGTGGCAGAGCTGGTCTTTGCCAGTTGTCCACTTAACAGCACCTCAAGTAAAGAGCAAG CCTCCACACGGCATGTCTACCTGACCTACGAAAACCCACTGTCAGAGCCAGTGGGAGGACGGAAGGTGGTGGAAATGTTCCTGAATGACTGGAACAGCATCAGCCAGTTGTATGAGTGTGTGCTAGAGTTCTCCCGTGCTCTGCCTG AAATGCCCTCTTATTTGAGCTTGTTTTCTGAAATACGGTTGTATAACTACCGGAAACTGGTTCTGTGTTATGGCAACACCAAAGGCAGCTCA GTGACAATCCAGTGGAACTCTGTGACCCAGCGTTTCCACCTTGCTCTGGGCACAGTTGGGCCTAACTCGGGCTGCAGCAACTGCCATAACATCATTCTTCATCAGCTCCAGGAGATGTTCAACAAGACCCCCAAtgtggtgcagctgttacag GTGTTGTCAGACACACAGGCCCCTTTAAATGCCATCAACAAGCTGCCCACAGTACCCATGCTTGGTCTGACCCAGAGGACCAACACAGCCTACCAGTGCTTCTCCATTCTGCCTCAGTCACCCACCCACATCCGCCTTGCCTTCCGAAATATGTACTGCATTGACATCTACTGCCGCAGCCGAGGAGTAGTGGCCATCCGAGATGGTGCTTATAGCCTTTTTGATAACACCAAGATTGTAGAGGGCTTCTATCCAGCTCCTGGGCTGAAG ACTTTCTTGAACATGTTTGTGGACAGCAACCAGGATGCACGGCGGCGTTCAGTCAATGAGGATGACAACCCTCCCTCACCAGTGGGCGTGGATGTCATGGACACACTAATGCCCCACATTCCAGCCCAGCCGACAATCAGAGGCCAAGGAGTTTACCCACCTCTCACGTCTCCACCTACTCCCTACCATGGCAATGTTGCCCCATCACCCTCCATGATGCCAACGCAGTCAccag GAGCTTTGGACCCCAGTTCGCCATACCCAATGGTGTCCCCCAGCCAGCGAACAGGCACCTGGCCAGGCTCTCCACAGGTTTCAGGCCCCTCCCCTGGGGCTCGTATCCATGGCATGTCACCTGGCAACCCTTCTCTTCACTCTCCCATTCCAGATGCCTCCCATTCTCCCCGTGCTGGGCCTA GTTCCCAGGTGATGCCGACCAGTATGCCTCCTCCTCGTAAGCTACCTCAGCGTTCTTGGGCCGCCTCCATTCCCACAATCCTCACTCACAATGCCTTGCATGTGCTGCTGCTTCCCTCTCCCACAATGTGTGTGGTGCCAGGGATAGCTGGCAGCTACCTTTGTTCTCCACTGGAGCGCTTTTTGGGCTCAGTCATCATGAGAAGGCATCTACAAAGAATCATCCAGCTGGAGCCCAAT CTCACCATTGTGAACTCCAATGAGCCAGGAGTCATCATGTTTAAGACAGAAGTGCTAAAGTGTAGAGTGGCTCTGAACCCAAAGAGCTACCAGACTCTGCAGCTGAAAGTCACCCCAGAGAACGCTGGTCCATGGTCACAGGAAGAACTTCAAGTCCTGGAAAAGTTTTTTGAAACCAGG GTTGCAGGCCCACCCTTCAAGTACAACACTCTAAATGCCTTTACAAAGCTGCTGGGGGCTCCTACCAACATCCTCAGAGACTGTGTTCGAATTATGAAGCTTGAATTG TTCCCTGATCAGGCAGCCCAGCTTAAATGGAATGTTCAGTTCTGTCTGACCATCCCTCCCAGCGCCCCTCCTATTGCCCCTCCAGGAACCATCGCTGTAGTGCTCAAGACCAAGATGCTTTTCTTT CTCCAGCTGACACAGAGGCTACCAGTGCCTCAGGAGCCCATCAGCATCATTGTGCCCATTGTGTATGACATGGCCACAGGGCTAACGCAGCAAGCTGATATCCCCCGCCAGCACAGCTCCTCTGGTGCTGCTGCACTCATGGTCAGCTCCATCCTCAGGAGGTTCAATGAGCACCACCCAGCCCGACCAG GAGAATGCACCATATTTGCCTCTGTTCATGAACTCATGGCTAATCTCACGCTGAACCCCGGTGGACGGCCATAA
- the si:ch211-218d20.15 gene encoding uncharacterized protein si:ch211-218d20.15 isoform X2 has product MAAVSLTEPLCQPCGYNSRFKVELFVKKPLMPIHLSPEQVALEMLCFCSQLDLLIRAQVHQGQLKEDTSPEESESFRKQGAEIIDQMNQCLDHLPKPAPLLEDYLDFAGLSVMFPRVEVYIIHGSPVYMLERPPLDGYFPHLGRLNQLLVLSQQLEDDVKHLGSHKYIAHQLAVIYQVLNSLNDILSLTPIKKDIEANFKQMKMSLVTEEGSKQDPQLPAQYISWISQLTHNIISTVSSLIEELTEELSPVMAFVSKWS; this is encoded by the exons ATGGCAGCTGTCAGTTTAACGGAGCCGCTTTGCCAGCCGTGTGGCTACAACAGTCGTTTCAAAG TCGAACTGTTCGTGAAGAAGCCCCTGATGCCCATCCACCTGAGCCCTGAGCAGGTAGCACTGGAGATGCTGTGCTTTTGCAGCCAGCTGGACCTTCTCATCAGGGCTCAGGTTCATCAG GGGCAGCTAAAAGAAGACACAAGCCCTGAAGAATCAGAATCTTTCCGAAAACAAG GTGCAGAAATTATAGATCAGATGAACCAGTGTCTGGACCATCTGCCTAAACCTGCACCACTGTTGGAG GATTATTTGGACTTTGCCGGATTGTCTGTCATGTTCCCACGAGTAGAAGTTTATATTATCCATGGCAGCCCTGTGTATATGCTGGAGAGGCCACCTCTGGATG GCTACTTCCCTCACCTCGGCAGGCTGAACCAGTTGCTGGTTCTGAGTCAGCAGCTAGAAGATGATGTGAAGCACCTAGGGAGCCACAAGTATATCGCTCATCAGCTTGCTGTTATATAT CAAGTCCTTAATTCTCTCAATGACATATTGTCACTGACCCCTATAAAGAAGGACATTGAAGCCAACTTTAAGCAGATGAAGATGTCTTTGGTGACAGAGGAAGGGTCTAAACAAGACCCGCAGTTACCAGCCCAGTACATCAGTTG GATATCACAGTTGACACACAACATCATATCAACTGTATCTTCACTCATAGAAGAACTCACTGAGGAACTCAGCCCTGTCATGGCGTTTGTCTCCAAGTGGTCCTGA
- the si:ch211-218d20.15 gene encoding uncharacterized protein si:ch211-218d20.15 isoform X1 produces the protein MAAVSLTEPLCQPCGYNSRFKVELFVKKPLMPIHLSPEQVALEMLCFCSQLDLLIRAQVHQFQGQLKEDTSPEESESFRKQGAEIIDQMNQCLDHLPKPAPLLEDYLDFAGLSVMFPRVEVYIIHGSPVYMLERPPLDGYFPHLGRLNQLLVLSQQLEDDVKHLGSHKYIAHQLAVIYQVLNSLNDILSLTPIKKDIEANFKQMKMSLVTEEGSKQDPQLPAQYISWISQLTHNIISTVSSLIEELTEELSPVMAFVSKWS, from the exons ATGGCAGCTGTCAGTTTAACGGAGCCGCTTTGCCAGCCGTGTGGCTACAACAGTCGTTTCAAAG TCGAACTGTTCGTGAAGAAGCCCCTGATGCCCATCCACCTGAGCCCTGAGCAGGTAGCACTGGAGATGCTGTGCTTTTGCAGCCAGCTGGACCTTCTCATCAGGGCTCAGGTTCATCAG TTTCAGGGGCAGCTAAAAGAAGACACAAGCCCTGAAGAATCAGAATCTTTCCGAAAACAAG GTGCAGAAATTATAGATCAGATGAACCAGTGTCTGGACCATCTGCCTAAACCTGCACCACTGTTGGAG GATTATTTGGACTTTGCCGGATTGTCTGTCATGTTCCCACGAGTAGAAGTTTATATTATCCATGGCAGCCCTGTGTATATGCTGGAGAGGCCACCTCTGGATG GCTACTTCCCTCACCTCGGCAGGCTGAACCAGTTGCTGGTTCTGAGTCAGCAGCTAGAAGATGATGTGAAGCACCTAGGGAGCCACAAGTATATCGCTCATCAGCTTGCTGTTATATAT CAAGTCCTTAATTCTCTCAATGACATATTGTCACTGACCCCTATAAAGAAGGACATTGAAGCCAACTTTAAGCAGATGAAGATGTCTTTGGTGACAGAGGAAGGGTCTAAACAAGACCCGCAGTTACCAGCCCAGTACATCAGTTG GATATCACAGTTGACACACAACATCATATCAACTGTATCTTCACTCATAGAAGAACTCACTGAGGAACTCAGCCCTGTCATGGCGTTTGTCTCCAAGTGGTCCTGA